A genomic segment from Luteolibacter ambystomatis encodes:
- a CDS encoding iron-sulfur cluster assembly scaffold protein — protein sequence MDDFESKVRDALANPQNQGELADADAVGTVGSPDCGDMLRMWLKFTEKDGKRVIDRASFQAFGCQTAIAVASMATELLKGKTAEEARELSASELTGDLGPLPPMKIHCGQLVEGALKSALDQTPAAPAPPHPPPCPPVSSVRREKSASYRSTECNLPDSRVFIARAG from the coding sequence ATGGACGATTTTGAATCGAAGGTGCGCGACGCCCTCGCCAACCCTCAGAACCAGGGCGAACTGGCCGACGCGGATGCCGTGGGCACCGTCGGCAGCCCAGATTGCGGGGACATGCTGCGGATGTGGCTGAAGTTCACCGAAAAGGATGGCAAGCGGGTGATCGACCGCGCCTCGTTCCAAGCTTTCGGTTGCCAGACGGCGATCGCGGTGGCCTCCATGGCCACCGAGCTGCTGAAGGGCAAGACCGCCGAGGAAGCCCGGGAGCTATCCGCCTCGGAACTGACCGGCGACCTCGGTCCGCTGCCGCCGATGAAGATCCACTGCGGCCAGCTCGTCGAAGGGGCTCTCAAGAGCGCGCTCGACCAGACACCCGCCGCCCCGGCCCCTCCGCACCCCCCACCCTGTCCGCCGGTCTCCAGCGTCCGGCGGGAAAAATCCGCATCGTACCGCTCGACGGAGTGCAACCTTCCTGACAGCCGTGTGTTTATTGCACGCGCCGGATAG